The Faecalibacterium prausnitzii genome includes a window with the following:
- a CDS encoding excisionase produces MKDVPIWEKSNLTLEEAAAYSGIGINKLREITNEDKCKFVLWVGNKRLIKRRLFDCFVEQAYSI; encoded by the coding sequence ATGAAAGACGTCCCTATTTGGGAAAAGAGCAATCTGACGCTGGAAGAAGCTGCGGCTTACTCCGGCATTGGCATCAACAAGCTGCGTGAAATCACGAATGAAGATAAATGCAAATTCGTCCTCTGGGTGGGAAACAAGCGTCTGATCAAACGTCGCCTGTTCGATTGCTTTGTCGAGCAAGCATATTCTATTTGA